From the Musa acuminata AAA Group cultivar baxijiao chromosome BXJ3-7, Cavendish_Baxijiao_AAA, whole genome shotgun sequence genome, one window contains:
- the LOC103992395 gene encoding protein RGF1 INDUCIBLE TRANSCRIPTION FACTOR 1, giving the protein MVSPMFRLGNEDMGPPWLRPLLKTSFFTHCEVHGDSNKSECNMYCLDCMGNALCSYCLPDHKDHHVVQIRRSSYHNVIRVSEVSKFIDISYIQTYIINSAKIVFLNERPQPRPGKGVTNTCEICCRSLLDSFRFCSIGCKLGGMKTDPDLTFALRPKPGREWMHGSESDESSTPRKVRKTLAFGRSIVVPAASAAGSEGGSISPGTPPILSYRTSRRKGIPHRAPF; this is encoded by the exons ATG GTGAGCCCGATGTTTCGATTGGGGAACGAGGACATGGGTCCGCCATGGCTGAGGCCGCTGTTGAAGACAAGCTTCTTCACGCACTGTGAGGTGCATGGGGATTCCAACAAGAGCGAGTGCAACATGTACTGCCTCGATTGCATGGGCAACGCGCTCTGTTCTTACTGCCTCCCCGACCACAAGGATCACCATGTTGTCCAG ATTCGGAGATCATCGTATCACAATGTGATCAGGGTGTCGGAGGTGTCGAAATTTATAGACATTTCTTACATCCAGACTTACATCATCAACAGCGCCAAAATCGTCTTCCTCAACGAGAGGCCACAGCCGAGGCCTGGAAAGGGCGTCACCAACACCTGTGAGATCTGCTGCCGCAGCCTCTTGGATTCCTTCCGGTTCTGTTCCATTGGCTGCAAG CTGGGAGGTATGAAGACGGACCCGGACCTGACCTTCGCCCTCCGCCCCAAACCCGGCCGCGAGTGGATGCATGGCTCAGAATCCGACGAGTCATCCACCCCGAGGAAGGTGCGAAAGACCTTGGCCTTCGGCCGCAGCATCGTAGTCCCCGCCGCCTCTGCCGCCGGCAGCGAAGGTGGCAGCATTTCTCCAGGGACTCCTCCCATCCTCAGCTACCGGACATCGCGGCGGAAGGGTATACCTCATCGAGCTCCATTCTAA
- the LOC135642586 gene encoding protein MIZU-KUSSEI 1-like → MRTMIDLGSQRGSLYIIDTATAVDCTKDVRFRRSFRSLIECMVPCCGFQLSSNASDIGDSDSTHGSSTPTTTTVTGTFFGYRRGRVRFCVHDNSRAAPLLLLEFTVPTAFLAKEMQHGLLRIALECRGASAPCASLFAVPAWSMYCNGRKVGFAIRRQMTEADAAIFKLIKSISVGTGVLPGAPKTGDGDLLYLRASFERVIGSMDSESFHMIDPVGSTGQQLSIFLLRT, encoded by the coding sequence ATGAGGACCATGATAGACTTAGGTAGCCAAAGAGGCTCCCTCTACATCATCGACACGGCCACCGCCGTCGACTGCACCAAGGACGTCCGCTTCCGCCGCTCCTTCCGAAGCCTCATCGAGTGCATGGTCCCGTGCTGCGGCTTCCAGCTGTCGTCGAACGCCTCCGACATCGGCGACTCCGACTCCACCCACGGCAGCTCcacccccaccaccaccaccgtcacCGGCACCTTCTTCGGGTACCGCCGGGGCCGCGTCAGGTTCTGCGTGCACGACAACTCCCGAGCCGCGCCCCTCCTGCTGCTCGAGTTCACCGTCCCGACGGCCTTCCTCGCCAAGGAGATGCAGCACGGGCTGCTGCGCATCGCGCTCGAGTGCCGCGGGGCTTCCGCTCCGTGCGCCTCGCTCTTCGCCGTCCCGGCCTGGTCCATGTACTGCAACGGCCGCAAGGTGGGGTTCGCGATCCGGCGACAGATGACGGAAGCCGACGCTGCCATCTTCAAGCTCATCAAGTCGATATCAGTCGGCACTGGAGTTCTTCCCGGCGCACCAAAGACGGGCGATGGAGATCTTCTGTATCTGAGAGCCAGCTTCGAGAGGGTGATCGGCTCGATGGACTCGGAGTCGTTTCACATGATCGATCCGGTGGGGAGTACCGGGCAGCAGTTGAGCATCTTCCTCCTCAGAACCTAA
- the LOC135642054 gene encoding uncharacterized protein LOC135642054: MQSTLSKLLFNNLARQLCHLPKASILGRCLPAIDFSTNNDPGGPTRGGRRRDDGSEDLFLRSLNFGDDGGEEQEMTHQEAPSRRPSARPPRNGGQQSGKEPSFRGDDSIDIASGDHFPGLEFGDGSRGLRGRSRNGPMRRDTPREDFGRQDNMDGFGTARQRSPSRSAGGFRGEELDDGGEERRSDRIGDSLAQKINFGEAGRRNRVEEADQKPAVAESAAQEAPPEDADEIFKKMKETGLIPNAVAMLDGLCKDGLVQDAMKLFGLMREKGTIPEVVIYTAVVEGFCKGAKFDDAKRIFRKMQKNGIVPNAFSFTVLIHGLCKGKKLEDSVEFCMEMLDAGHAPSVATLIGLVDGFCKEKGVEEGENVIIRLRERGFVLDERAVREHLNKKGPFSPKVWDAFFGKKNSRGPF; encoded by the coding sequence ATGCAGAGTAcgctctccaagcttctattcaaCAATCTCGCGAGGCAGCTCTGCCATCTGCCTAAAGCTTCGATCTTGGGGAGATGTCTGCCGGCGATCGACTTCAGTACGAATAACGATCCTGGCGGACCGACGAGAGGCGGGAGGCGCAGGGACGACGGCTCCGAGGATCTCTTCCTTCGAAGTCTCAACTTCGGGGACGACGGCGGTGAAGAGCAAGAGATGACACATCAGGAAGCCCCTTCGCGTCGACCCTCCGCTAGGCCACCGCGCAACGGTGGCCAACAGAGCGGAAAGGAGCCGTCCTTCCGAGGGGATGACAGCATTGACATCGCGTCAGGTGATCATTTTCCTGGCCTGGAGTTTGGCGACGGGAGTAGAGGTCTTCGCGGGCGGTCCCGCAACGGACCCATGAGGAGAGACACTCCTAGAGAGGATTTTGGTCGTCAAGACAATATGGACGGATTCGGGACTGCCCGACAGAGATCGCCGTCACGGTCTGCTGGCGGATTCAGGGGAGAGGAATTGGACGATGGTGGTGAGGAGAGAAGAAGCGATCGAATTGGGGATTCCCTGGCGCAGAAAATTAATTTCGGAGAAGCTGGTCGGCGTAACAGGGTGGAAGAAGCCGATCAAAAGCCTGCAGTGGCCGAGTCTGCTGCGCAGGAGGCGCCGCCAGAAGACGCCGACGAGATTTTCAAGAAGATGAAGGAGACTGGGCTTATACCTAATGCTGTCGCCATGCTCGACGGGCTCTGCAAAGACGGGCTGGTTCAAGATGCCATGAAGCTGTTCGGATTAATGCGTGAGAAGGGCACGATACCGGAGGTTGTAATTTACACTGCTGTAGTGGAAGGATTCTGCAAGGGGGCAAAATTTGACGATGCAAAGAGGATCTTCAGGAAAATGCAGAAGAACGGAATCGTGCCAAACGCATTCAGCTTCACGGTTCTCATTCATGGTTTATGCAAAGGGAAGAAGTTGGAGGATTCGGTTGAGTTCTGTATGGAGATGTTGGATGCTGGGCATGCACCGAGCGTGGCAACTTTAATCGGTTTGGTGGATGGATTCTGTAAAGAGAAGGGGGTCGAAGAAGGGGAGAATGTCATCATAAGGTTGCGGGAAAGAGGTTTTGTTCTTGACGAAAGAGCTGTTAGAGAGCATTTGAACAAGAAAGGACCGTTCTCGCCGAAAGTTTGGGATGCCTTCTTCGGGAAAAAGAACTCGCGAGGACCTTTTTGA